Within the Streptomyces sp. NBC_00554 genome, the region GAGGGTTCGGCCGGAATCGGTACCGGTCACGGGGTGGGCTCCTCGAAGGTGAGTGGAGACGTCAGAGGTGGGTGCCGGGCGGGTTCGGGCGGGCCAGACCGAGGTCGTACGCGAGGATCGTCGCCTGTACGCGGTCGCGCAGGCCCAACTTGCGCAGCAGCGCGTTCACATGGGACTTCACGGTGCCGACGGTGATGCCGAGTTCCCCGGCGATCTCCGTGTTGTTGAGGCCGGACGCGACCAGGGAGAGGACGTTGCGCTGGCTGCCGGTCAGGGTGTCCAGCTCGCGGGGGCCGCTCCCGGCCCGGGTCCCGGTGGCCGCCCGGGACGCGTAGTGGCCGATGAGGCGGCGGGTCGCGGACGGGGCGAGCACACTCTCTCCGGTGGCCACCACCCGGATGCCGTGCAGCAGTTCGGAGGCGTGCACGTCCTTGAGCAGGAAGCCGGAGGCCCCGGCGCGCAGCGCGTCGAAGACGTACGCGTCGAGGTCGAAGGTGGTCAGGACCAGGACCCGGGGCGCGTTCTCCCGGCCCGTGATGATGCGGGTGGCGGCGATGCCGTCGAGTTCGGGCATCCGTACGTCCATGACGATCACGTCGGGGGCCAGCTCCGCGGCGAGACGTACCGCGGCCACTCCGTCGGCGGCCTCACCGACGACCGTCATGTCCTCCTCGGCGTCGATCACCGCGGCGAACCCCGCCCGTACGATGCCCTGGTCGTCGACGACCAGCACCTTGAGGCTCATCGTGCGCTCTCCTCGCTCTCCGGCGCTGCCGCGAGAGGCAGCCGGAGGCAGACCGTA harbors:
- a CDS encoding response regulator transcription factor translates to MSLKVLVVDDQGIVRAGFAAVIDAEEDMTVVGEAADGVAAVRLAAELAPDVIVMDVRMPELDGIAATRIITGRENAPRVLVLTTFDLDAYVFDALRAGASGFLLKDVHASELLHGIRVVATGESVLAPSATRRLIGHYASRAATGTRAGSGPRELDTLTGSQRNVLSLVASGLNNTEIAGELGITVGTVKSHVNALLRKLGLRDRVQATILAYDLGLARPNPPGTHL